GGCTGAGGACGTCTCGGAGTTCGGCTTCGTCGAGTCGCACCCGCGGCAGGACGGCCGCAACATGGTGATGGTCTTCGGACCCCACAAGAAGAAGGCCCAGGCCATGGCCGAGGCCCGCAAGCGCAAGACCGATGCCGAGAAGGCCGCTGCCCGCGGCGCGGACGAGACGTCCGCTCCCGAGGCCGAGGCCGAGACCGGCTCCGAGTCCTGAGAACGTAACAAGGAGAACAAGGCAGATGCCGAAGAACAAGACCCACTCGGGGACCAAGAAGCGCGTCCGCGTGACCGGCTCGGGCAAGCTCATGCGCGAGAAGGCCAACGCCCGCCACCTGCTGGAGCACAAGTCCTCCACCCGCAAGCGCCGCCTCGGTTCCGACACCAACGTCGACAAGGCCGACACCAAGCGCATCAAGAAGCTGCTGGGCCGCTGATCGCCCTCGCGGGAGCACGTCTCCCGCGCCCCTGAACTAACGACTGAAGGAGTATCACGTGGCACGCGTGAAGCGGGCGGTCAACGCCCAGAAGAAGCGTCGGGAGATCCTCGAGCAGGCCAGCGGTTACCGCGGCCAGCGCTCCCGCCTGTACCGCAAGGCGAAGGAGCAGGTCCTGCACTCGCAGACCTACAACTTCCGCGATCGCAAGAAGCGCAAGGGCGACTTCCGCCAGCTGTGGATCCAGCGCATCAACGCTGCGTCCCGCGCCAACGGCCTGACCTACAACCGCTTCATCCAGGGCCTCGGCCTGGCGGGTGTCGAGGTCGACCGTCGCATGCTCGCCGAGCTCGCCGTCAACGACGCGCCGGCCT
This genomic interval from Brachybacterium aquaticum contains the following:
- the rplT gene encoding 50S ribosomal protein L20 — translated: MARVKRAVNAQKKRREILEQASGYRGQRSRLYRKAKEQVLHSQTYNFRDRKKRKGDFRQLWIQRINAASRANGLTYNRFIQGLGLAGVEVDRRMLAELAVNDAPAFAALVEVAKNALPKDVNAPAA
- the rpmI gene encoding 50S ribosomal protein L35, producing MPKNKTHSGTKKRVRVTGSGKLMREKANARHLLEHKSSTRKRRLGSDTNVDKADTKRIKKLLGR